Proteins from one bacterium genomic window:
- a CDS encoding PKD domain-containing protein, translated as MRVPFFLMLSCALFLAVGAAGAADGLPAGPRSWAPVQDGFVADAPAVPQWLPDRVLIQLTPESYQIASLPRPNDKAMGPLRTGIASLDEALDASRVTGARIAFPAVKNAALAASLGTNRWLVLDLARGSDVPAVARALAADPAVAEALPDLVAFPSVAPNDTYYGMNWGHNNTAQLNDLDWGGTYGHTLPGTVGTPGFDANAEAAWNGAQGYGDPAVVIAILDTGVDPGHPDLVQTTGYDFGDLDNNPADDSAAAGHGTACAGVAAGIADNIIGVAGVAGGCTIMPLKVANSAGSLGFSAITNAIYYAADNGADILSMSFGAATTAYAPTDAAVAYAFSLGCTMLAATGNNNNAQIEYPAYNPNVIGVGAASPCGERKRSSSSSGEVNPGVSTDPNGYTCDGERWWGSSYGSTVADHQGAVDVIAPTILPTTDIQGAAGYDPGSYSGWFNGTSCATPYAAGVCALIKSANPGFSPTQIRNQLVNTAQDVVSVESVVGWDRYAGYGMVDAAAAVGAVVNPGAVAAFSASDTTGCAPLLVTFTDESVGTINTWTWTFGDGGVSGNQNPTHTYTAAGTYNVTLAVTSDDGDDILTKTGYIVVGETPGVAFSKSTQFVPAGTPVAFTDESTGDPDTWLWVFGDGNTSTAQNPSHAFSVPGVYYVKLIATNACGPDSLVDPNFLVVTAPPGPVADFGFDPSGGCAPVTVAFTDASTGAPTGWLWSFGDGATSTLQNPSHEYTVPGTYDVSLVATNAGGTDTLTVAGAVTVGGGPVVAAFAWSDTLVAYPADITFTDQSTGGVTSWLWSFGDGAVDSVASPVHTYTASGDFDVTLIVSNGCTADTLTVAAAIQVNGASGVGDRVAARFGLGANYPNPFNPSTTLVYSLERPGHARLEIYDVSGRRLATLVDADRAAGRHEVVWRPEDLPSGVYFSRLTVAGRTDTRRVTLLK; from the coding sequence ATGCGCGTCCCGTTCTTCCTGATGCTGTCGTGTGCCCTCTTCCTGGCCGTCGGCGCCGCCGGCGCCGCCGACGGACTGCCCGCGGGGCCGCGCTCCTGGGCGCCGGTCCAGGACGGCTTCGTCGCCGACGCCCCGGCCGTCCCCCAGTGGCTGCCCGACCGCGTCCTGATCCAGCTGACGCCCGAGAGCTATCAGATCGCCAGCCTCCCGCGCCCCAACGACAAGGCCATGGGTCCGCTGCGCACCGGCATCGCCTCCCTGGACGAGGCCCTCGACGCGTCCCGGGTCACGGGCGCCCGCATCGCCTTCCCGGCGGTGAAGAACGCCGCCCTCGCCGCGAGCCTCGGCACGAACCGCTGGCTCGTGCTCGACCTCGCCCGCGGCAGCGACGTCCCGGCCGTGGCCCGGGCCCTGGCGGCCGATCCGGCCGTGGCCGAGGCCCTGCCCGATCTGGTGGCGTTCCCGTCGGTGGCCCCCAACGACACCTACTACGGCATGAATTGGGGCCACAACAACACGGCCCAGCTCAACGACCTGGACTGGGGCGGGACCTACGGCCACACGTTGCCCGGCACCGTGGGCACGCCGGGCTTCGACGCCAACGCCGAGGCGGCGTGGAACGGCGCCCAGGGCTACGGCGACCCGGCGGTGGTCATCGCCATTCTCGACACCGGCGTCGATCCGGGCCATCCGGACCTGGTGCAGACCACGGGCTACGACTTCGGCGACCTGGACAACAACCCGGCCGACGACAGCGCCGCCGCCGGCCACGGCACCGCCTGCGCGGGCGTGGCGGCGGGCATCGCCGACAACATCATCGGCGTCGCGGGCGTGGCGGGCGGCTGCACGATCATGCCCCTGAAGGTGGCGAACTCGGCGGGCAGCCTCGGCTTCTCGGCCATCACCAACGCCATCTACTACGCCGCCGACAACGGCGCCGACATCCTGAGCATGAGCTTCGGCGCGGCGACCACCGCCTACGCGCCCACCGACGCGGCCGTGGCCTACGCCTTCTCCCTGGGCTGCACCATGCTCGCGGCCACCGGCAACAACAACAACGCCCAGATCGAGTACCCCGCCTACAACCCCAACGTGATCGGCGTGGGCGCCGCGTCGCCCTGCGGCGAGCGGAAGCGTTCGTCGAGCAGCAGCGGCGAGGTCAACCCGGGCGTCAGCACCGACCCCAACGGCTACACCTGCGACGGCGAGCGCTGGTGGGGCTCGTCGTACGGCTCCACCGTGGCCGACCACCAGGGCGCGGTCGACGTCATCGCGCCGACGATCCTGCCGACGACCGACATCCAGGGCGCGGCGGGCTACGACCCCGGCTCCTACAGCGGCTGGTTCAACGGCACCTCGTGCGCGACGCCCTACGCGGCGGGCGTGTGCGCCCTGATCAAGTCGGCCAACCCCGGCTTCTCCCCCACCCAGATCCGCAACCAGCTCGTGAACACGGCCCAGGACGTGGTCAGCGTCGAGTCGGTGGTGGGCTGGGACCGCTACGCGGGCTACGGCATGGTCGACGCGGCAGCCGCCGTGGGCGCCGTGGTCAACCCCGGCGCCGTGGCGGCCTTCTCGGCCAGCGACACCACCGGTTGCGCGCCGTTGCTGGTGACGTTCACCGACGAGTCGGTCGGCACCATCAACACCTGGACCTGGACCTTCGGCGACGGCGGCGTGAGCGGGAACCAGAACCCGACCCACACCTACACGGCCGCCGGCACCTACAACGTCACCCTCGCGGTGACCAGCGACGACGGCGACGACATCCTGACGAAGACCGGCTACATCGTCGTGGGCGAGACGCCCGGCGTGGCCTTCTCCAAGTCGACCCAGTTCGTGCCGGCGGGCACGCCCGTCGCCTTCACCGACGAATCGACGGGCGATCCGGACACCTGGCTCTGGGTGTTCGGCGACGGCAACACGTCCACGGCGCAGAACCCGTCGCACGCGTTCAGCGTCCCGGGCGTGTACTACGTGAAGCTGATCGCCACGAACGCCTGCGGTCCCGACTCGCTGGTCGATCCGAACTTCCTCGTGGTCACCGCGCCGCCGGGCCCCGTGGCCGACTTCGGCTTCGACCCGAGCGGCGGCTGCGCACCGGTGACCGTCGCCTTCACCGACGCCTCGACCGGCGCTCCCACGGGCTGGCTGTGGAGTTTCGGCGACGGCGCCACCTCCACGCTGCAGAACCCGAGCCACGAGTACACGGTGCCCGGCACGTACGACGTGAGCCTGGTGGCCACCAACGCCGGCGGGACCGACACCCTGACGGTGGCCGGGGCGGTGACCGTCGGCGGCGGGCCGGTGGTCGCGGCCTTCGCCTGGTCGGACACGCTGGTGGCCTATCCGGCCGACATCACCTTCACCGACCAGTCGACCGGCGGCGTGACGAGCTGGCTGTGGAGCTTCGGCGACGGTGCCGTCGACTCGGTGGCCAGCCCGGTCCACACCTACACGGCGAGCGGCGACTTCGACGTGACCCTCATCGTGTCGAACGGCTGCACGGCCGACACCCTCACCGTGGCGGCGGCCATCCAGGTGAACGGCGCCAGCGGGGTGGGCGACCGGGTCGCGGCGCGGTTCGGCCTCGGGGCCAACTACCCCAACCCGTTCAACCCGAGCACGACGCTGGTCTACAGCCTCGAGCGGCCGGGCCATGCCCGGCTCGAGATCTACGACGTCTCGGGCCGGCGGCTGGCCACCCTCGTCGACGCCGACCGGGCGGCCGGACGGCACGAGGTGGTGTGGCGGCCGGAGGACCTGCCTTCGGGCGTCTACTTCTCCCGCCTGACGGTCGCCGGCCGCACCGACACGCGGCGGGTGACGCTGCTCAAGTAG
- the hemC gene encoding hydroxymethylbilane synthase: protein MADTRQDTICRIGTRGSDLALWQAHTIKGLLADLGVATDLTIIKTRGDRIDNVPFSKLEGKNFFTKELEDAQLDGRVDMAVHSLKDLATDMVPGLALCALVGREDPRELLLARPEAIDPARAAAGEVLPLKDGAVIGTSAARRQGQVRDLRPDLVIKDLRGNVPTRINKLREGQYDAILLARAGVHRLELDVSDLDTRPLDVRAFVPAPAQGMLGIQCRAGDAWEAELQRLDVGDAGRGVLAERRLLNQLEGGCHIPFGANIQGAGDSWHLEIYYADDAASERAPLRFSADGADPEELADRAWREITAYRKG from the coding sequence TTGGCAGACACACGGCAAGACACGATTTGTCGCATCGGCACCCGCGGGAGCGACCTGGCCCTGTGGCAGGCCCACACGATCAAGGGGCTGCTGGCCGATCTCGGCGTCGCCACCGACCTGACCATCATCAAGACCCGGGGCGACAGGATCGACAACGTGCCCTTCTCGAAGCTCGAGGGGAAGAACTTCTTCACCAAGGAGCTCGAGGACGCCCAGCTCGACGGCCGCGTGGACATGGCCGTGCACTCCCTGAAGGACCTGGCCACCGACATGGTGCCGGGCCTGGCCCTGTGCGCCCTGGTCGGCCGGGAAGACCCCCGCGAACTGCTGCTGGCCCGCCCGGAGGCCATCGATCCCGCCCGGGCCGCCGCCGGCGAGGTGCTGCCCCTGAAGGACGGCGCCGTCATCGGCACCAGCGCCGCTCGCCGGCAGGGCCAGGTGCGCGACCTGCGCCCGGACCTGGTGATCAAGGACCTGCGCGGCAACGTCCCCACGCGCATCAACAAGTTGCGCGAGGGCCAGTACGACGCGATCCTGCTGGCGCGGGCCGGCGTGCACCGCCTGGAGCTGGACGTGTCCGACCTGGACACCCGCCCCCTGGACGTGCGCGCCTTCGTGCCCGCCCCGGCCCAGGGCATGCTGGGCATCCAGTGCCGCGCGGGCGACGCCTGGGAGGCCGAACTCCAGCGGCTCGACGTGGGCGATGCCGGCCGGGGTGTCCTGGCCGAGCGCCGGCTCCTGAACCAACTCGAGGGCGGCTGCCACATTCCCTTCGGCGCCAACATCCAGGGTGCCGGCGACAGCTGGCACCTGGAGATCTACTACGCCGACGACGCGGCCTCCGAGCGCGCGCCCCTGCGGTTCAGCGCCGACGGCGCCGATCCCGAGGAACTGGCCGATCGGGCCTGGCGCGAGATCACGGCCTACCGGAAGGGCTGA